A section of the Terriglobia bacterium genome encodes:
- a CDS encoding alpha/beta hydrolase, translated as MPHINVNGARLYYEQHGAGPETILFAHGLLMSGRMFDRQVDALKDRYRCITFDFRGQGQSEVTASGYDMDTLTADAAALIRSLGCAPCHFLGLSMGGFVGMRLAIHSPELIRSLMLLETTADPEPKENVGRYRRMNFVARWISLSLVAAPVMKIMFGRKFLEDPSRAALRADLRRRVLTNHRVGISRAVMGVITRQGVDEQLDRIKTPTLILVGDQDVATGPAKAERLHSRIRGSRLQIIPGAGHSSSLEEPEAVNAAVTEFLNGLH; from the coding sequence ATGCCGCACATCAATGTCAATGGAGCCCGGTTGTACTACGAGCAGCATGGGGCGGGTCCGGAAACCATTCTTTTTGCTCACGGCCTGCTCATGAGCGGACGCATGTTCGACCGCCAGGTCGATGCCCTGAAGGATCGCTATCGATGCATCACCTTTGACTTTCGCGGACAGGGGCAGAGTGAAGTTACCGCGTCGGGGTATGACATGGACACGCTTACCGCGGATGCGGCCGCGCTCATCCGGTCATTAGGTTGCGCGCCCTGCCATTTTCTGGGCCTGTCCATGGGCGGATTCGTCGGGATGCGGCTGGCGATTCACTCTCCCGAACTCATCAGATCGTTGATGCTTCTTGAGACCACCGCGGACCCGGAACCGAAGGAGAACGTCGGCAGGTATCGCCGGATGAACTTCGTGGCCCGATGGATTAGTCTCTCGCTCGTCGCAGCGCCGGTCATGAAGATCATGTTCGGGAGGAAATTCCTGGAGGATCCGTCCCGCGCTGCGCTCCGCGCCGACCTTCGCCGGCGTGTTCTCACCAATCATCGGGTCGGGATCTCCCGCGCGGTCATGGGAGTCATTACGCGTCAGGGCGTCGACGAGCAACTGGACCGGATCAAGACCCCCACCCTTATTCTGGTCGGCGATCAGGATGTCGCGACCGGACCGGCCAAGGCGGAACGGTTGCATTCACGGATCCGCGGCTCAAGGCTTCAAATCATCCCGGGCGCAGGTCACAGCTCGAGTCTTGAAGAACCCGAGGCTGTGAACGCGGCTGTCACCGAATTCCTGAACGGCCTGCACTGA
- a CDS encoding glycosyltransferase — MRIGMLAPISNRIPPRQFGPWERVISLLTEGLVEYGLDVTLFATADSLTRARLHSVCPRPLSEDSTLDPRVWESLHLAAAFERASEFDLIHNFADFAPLAYCNLVKTPILTTLYKSASKQNLPVYEKYNGRTRYIAISKADLKPQLNYLATIYHGIAPEEFTFQREPGDYFLCFGRIHPEKGTAEAIQVARRARQRLVIAGVIDDMEYFKQEVAPQVDGEHIQYLGAVGPERRNELLGGACALLHLVKFDEPFGFSVIEAMACGTPVIACGRGSVPELILHEETGFIVSSIPEAVAALESVRKLDREQVRLHVEQNFSRDRMVDEYIRVYMEALSKEGKAATVPPQAIAVKDDPVVAENIPVAVAGEPAVGAVDVAAEVPRFFTESAFAPTTSSSQDQSSSGSFTVIEEGTGYKVRRIELLPGKQLSCRRHAQRSEQWTIVQGLGKVRIDGDERLVRVGQKINVPVGVAHSMENFGEQLLVFIETQRGPYLGEDDIEQLQDDVGIVP; from the coding sequence ATGCGGATCGGAATGCTGGCTCCTATTTCAAATCGGATACCTCCCCGGCAATTTGGCCCGTGGGAACGCGTGATTTCTCTTCTGACGGAAGGGTTGGTTGAATACGGACTGGATGTCACTCTGTTCGCAACCGCAGATTCGCTTACCCGGGCCCGGCTCCACAGCGTTTGCCCTCGTCCACTCTCGGAGGATTCCACCCTGGACCCACGGGTGTGGGAATCCCTGCACCTGGCCGCCGCCTTCGAACGGGCGTCGGAATTCGACCTGATTCACAACTTTGCAGATTTCGCCCCCCTTGCTTACTGCAATCTCGTCAAGACACCCATCCTGACCACACTGTACAAGTCGGCATCGAAGCAGAATTTACCCGTCTATGAGAAATACAACGGCCGGACCCGTTACATAGCCATTAGCAAGGCGGATCTGAAACCTCAGCTCAATTATCTTGCCACGATCTATCATGGCATAGCGCCGGAGGAGTTCACCTTCCAGCGTGAACCGGGCGACTATTTCCTGTGCTTCGGGCGCATCCACCCCGAAAAGGGGACCGCTGAAGCGATTCAGGTCGCTCGGCGCGCCAGACAGCGGCTGGTCATCGCGGGGGTGATTGACGATATGGAATATTTTAAGCAGGAGGTCGCACCCCAAGTGGATGGAGAACACATTCAATATCTCGGGGCCGTGGGACCGGAACGCCGCAACGAACTGCTCGGTGGCGCGTGCGCCCTGCTCCACTTGGTCAAATTCGACGAGCCCTTTGGCTTCAGCGTAATTGAAGCCATGGCGTGCGGCACTCCGGTGATTGCCTGTGGCCGGGGTTCAGTCCCTGAATTGATCCTCCACGAGGAAACCGGTTTCATCGTCAGCTCAATCCCTGAGGCCGTGGCCGCGCTGGAATCGGTCCGCAAGTTGGACCGTGAACAGGTTCGTCTTCATGTCGAACAGAACTTCAGCCGCGACCGGATGGTCGATGAATACATCCGCGTTTATATGGAAGCGTTAAGCAAGGAAGGCAAGGCGGCCACGGTCCCCCCCCAGGCGATCGCAGTGAAGGACGATCCGGTGGTGGCGGAAAATATTCCGGTTGCCGTGGCGGGCGAACCTGCCGTGGGCGCGGTCGACGTCGCCGCTGAGGTACCACGGTTTTTCACCGAATCAGCGTTTGCTCCGACGACCTCCTCCAGTCAGGATCAATCCTCTTCGGGCAGTTTTACCGTTATCGAGGAAGGCACCGGGTACAAAGTCAGGCGCATCGAATTGCTGCCCGGCAAGCAATTGAGTTGCCGGAGGCATGCCCAGCGATCGGAGCAGTGGACGATCGTCCAGGGTCTTGGAAAAGTGCGGATTGACGGGGACGAGCGGCTTGTTCGCGTCGGTCAGAAGATCAATGTCCCCGTGGGTGTAGCCCACAGCATGGAGAACTTTGGAGAACAACTGCTGGTCTTTATTGAAACCCAACGCGGCCCCTACCTGGGAGAAGATGATATCGAACAACTGCAGGATGACGTTGGGATAGTTCCCTAG
- a CDS encoding four helix bundle protein, giving the protein MSVRSFRDLVVWQKLMDLVVESYKLTQLLPRREMYGLTCQIQRSAVSVPANIAEGHGREHLGDYLHHLSVANGSLMELETHLVLASRLSYVPMNSVEPLLNLTAEVGRMLAGLFRSLRKAKT; this is encoded by the coding sequence ATGTCCGTTCGTAGTTTTAGAGACCTCGTTGTCTGGCAAAAGTTAATGGACCTTGTCGTCGAAAGCTATAAGTTGACTCAACTCTTGCCAAGAAGAGAAATGTATGGCTTAACGTGTCAGATCCAGCGTTCAGCTGTTTCTGTCCCAGCAAACATTGCAGAAGGACATGGTCGTGAACATTTGGGAGACTATCTACATCATCTTTCGGTGGCAAATGGTTCCCTGATGGAATTGGAAACACACCTAGTGCTGGCGTCTCGACTATCATATGTGCCAATGAATTCCGTGGAGCCGCTCCTTAACCTGACAGCGGAGGTAGGACGTATGCTGGCTGGCCTATTTAGGAGCCTTAGGAAGGCGAAAACCTAA